The following are encoded in a window of Periplaneta americana isolate PAMFEO1 chromosome 13, P.americana_PAMFEO1_priV1, whole genome shotgun sequence genomic DNA:
- the LOC138712169 gene encoding serine/threonine-protein kinase RIO3: MDLGATASVPTSPWGKLQQPTEPVCLADIMSEELAKDLQVKEEERLVKNFAAEPEPVTVIESAPGCDSDHMIAQMLQVQFDKEYDDMLKRTENKFNGSSKVCISYSNYRVLPENLVYDSDSEDEDVDDKHREWDSFVSTEKAFKAMPKCGYKKEGDAMVTKHDMTMNGRRNACRVMEFPPEFQTGDGGGFDMQLSNKVFNSLKVYSRSEQSRRHRLHDKSEQATAEMCVDSRTRLLLYRLVNQEVLERVNGILSTGKEAVVLHAEGGAGRDCVIPKECAVKIFKTTLNEFKTRDKYIQDDYRFKDRFSKQNPRKIIHMWAEKEMHNLMRMRKFGILCPDVVVLKKHILVMSFIGESHKPAEKLKEAFLKPTEMTEAYLQTAAAMKKMYEDAQLVHADLSEYNILWHNKQCWFIDVSQSVDRNHPKALDFLYRDCVNVSNFFKKKGTEEAKSAEELFFDITGLPVSEGGVGVLGQVQDFERNEELLTHEQGEKDYPFEYCWEQSKNE; encoded by the coding sequence ATGGATTTGGGTGCGACAGCAAGTGTTCCAACTTCTCCGTGGGGAAAGTTGCAACAACCAACTGAACCAGTATGCCTTGCAGATATTATGTCCGAGGAATTAGCGAAGGATCTCCAAGTAAAAGAAGAAGAACGTCTCGTCAAGAACTTCGCTGCAGAACCGGAACCCGTGACTGTCATCGAAAGTGCTCCTGGTTGTGACAGTGATCATATGATAGCTCAGATGTTACAGGTACagtttgacaaagaatatgatgaCATGCTGAAAAGAACTGAGAATAAATTTAATGGTTCGTCAAAAGTGTGCATATCGTATTCAAATTATCGTGTCCTTCCTGAAAATCTGGTATATGATAGTGATTCTGAAGATGAAGACGTCGATGACAAACATCGTGAATGGGACAGTTTTGTGAGTACAGAAAAAGCTTTTAAAGCTATGCCTAAATGTGGATACAAGAAAGAAGGTGATGCAATGGTAACTAAACATGATATGACAATGAATGGCCGTAGGAATGCATGTCGTGTTATGGAATTCCCTCCCGAGTTTCAAACCGGAGACGGTGGTGGCTTTGATATGCAGCTATCAAACAAAGTATTCAACAGCCTGAAAGTTTATTCACGTAGTGAACAATCTCGTAGGCATCGTTTGCACGATAAGAGCGAGCAAGCAACAGCAGAAATGTGTGTTGATTCCCGCACTCGCTTACTTCTGTATCGTTTGGTGAATCAGGAAGTACTGGAAAGGGTGAATGGTATCCTCAGCACCGGTAAGGAAGCTGTCGTTCTTCATGCAGAAGGTGGAGCTGGTCGAGATTGTGTTATACCGAAGGAGTGTGCTGTCAAAATTTTCAAGACCACTTTAAATGAATTCAAAACACGAGATAAATACATTCAAGATGACTACAGATTCAAAGATAGGTTTTCGAAACAAAatccaagaaaaattatacacatGTGGGCAGAGAAAGAAATGCACAATCTGATGAGAATGAGAAAGTTTGGTATTCTTTGTCCAGATGTTGTAGTCTTGAAGAAACATATTTTGGTTATGTCCTTCATTGGAGAAAGTCATAAACCCGCTGAAAAGTTAAAGGAAGCATTTCTAAAACCCACAGAAATGACTGAAGCATATCTGCAGACCGCTGCAGCGATGAAAAAGATGTATGAGGATGCTCAACTTGTCCACGCAGACTTATCCGAGTACAATATCCTGTGGCATAATAAACAGTGTTGGTTCATTGATGTCAGCCAGTCTGTTGATCGAAATCATCCCAAAGCTCTGGATTTTCTGTACAGGGACTGTGTCAACGTATCAAACTTTTTTAAGAAGAAGGGTACTGAGGAAGCCAAATCTGCAGAAGAACTGTTTTTTGATATCACAGGTTTACCTGTGTCTGAAGGTGGTGTTGGTGTACTGGGGCAAGTGCAAGATTTTGAGCGAAATGAAGAGTTACTAACTCACGAACAGGGGGAAAAAGATTATCCTTTTGAATATTGCTGGGAACAATCGAAAAATGAATAA